In Leptospira saintgironsiae, the genomic window AGAAGGACGGTAGCCCTGTCTACCCCACAAACGGAGTTTTCAGAAATTCTCGAGAGAGAATTTTAGAAGGCGCTGCGATAGCTTTCGCTCGTAAAGGTTTCCATGGAACTTCTCTAAGAGAGATCAGTAGAGAATGCGGGTTGGAGCAACCTAGTATCTATCATCATTTCCATTCCAAAGAAAACCTATTCAGAAAAGCATTGGTCGCCACTCATTTGATGATATTGAACGATATCCGAAGCAGATTGGTAAAAGACAAAGGTTTAAGAGAAGAAGTTGTCTCAGTATTCAGAGCAATCTGCGATATAGCGAGACAATTTCCTGATCGGGCTAAACTTCCATTCAGCTTGGTATATTCCGCACCCGAAAATCTGGTCCAAGAATACACGAATCATTATGGTGCTCAGTATAGAAAGTTATTGGATGCGGCCGTAGATCGTAACCCTCCAGCCAAAAATGCAGAATTAAAGCTTTCACTTCTCGTGGACCTATTGCATAGTTTGATACTTTCTATCTCCTCAGTTCGCTTTTTCGAGGATAGGGTCAGAGGTTTGGAAGAAAGAATTGATCATATCCTTCTTACTTAAGCCCGAAAGCTAAGTTTAAGACTCTTTTTTTTCTCGTAAGCCTCGGTCGGTTAGGTTTTCTGGTCCCCATGAGCGCACCTGAAATCGTACCAATCGGCCAACTCCCTCCATTAGGAGTGGTCCCTAAGAAAATGCATGCACAGGTTATTAGACCAGAGCGTTTTGGAGACCCGATAAAGTCCATCCAAGCTGAAGAGATCGACGTTCCTGAAATTAAACCTGACGAAGTGCTGGTTGCAGTTATGGCAGCCGGAATTAATTATAATAACGTTTGGGCCGGCCTCGGATTTCCGGTCGATGTAATCGGCGCGAGAAACAAAAAAGGCGAACCTGAAAAATTCCATATCGGTGGTTCTGACGCTTCGGGGATCGTATATAAAGTAGGTTCCGAAGTTACGAACGTAAAGGTAGGAGACGAAGTAGTCCTACACTGCGGGATCTGGGACAAAAATGATCCTTGGATTAAAGCAGGGAATGATCCTATGCTTGCTCCTTCCGAATTGATTTGGGCTTATGAAACGAACTGGGGATCCTTTGCACAATTCTGTAAAGTCCAAGACCACCAATGTCTCCCTAAACCAAAACATCTTTCTTGGGAAGAAGCAGCTGCTTATATGCTCGTTGGAGCAACTGCATATAGAATGCTTCACCACTGGAAACCGAATGATGTAAAACCAGGGGACGTAGTTCTTATCTGGGGAGGAGCAGGTGGATTAGGAGCTATGGCGATCCAGATCGTAAAAGCTGCTGGTGGAATTCCAATCGCAGTAGTTTCTTCCGATGATAAGATCGAGTTCTGTAAGAATCTTGGCGCTGCCGGAGTGATTAACAGAAACAATTTCAAACATTGGGGTGCTCTCACTTCTGATATCAATAAGCCTGAAGTATTTGTAGAATGGACCAAACAAGCCAGAGAATTCGGAAAAGCTATTTGGGACATCGCAGGAAAAGGAAACAATCCTAAGATCGTATTCGAACATCCAGGTGAAACCACCATCCCTACTTCAGTATTCGTTTGTGAAACTGGAGGAATGGTAGTTATCTGTGCTGGAACCACAGGTTATAATGCAACTGTTGACTTAAGATATCTTTGGATGCGCCAAAAACGTCTCCAAGGTTCTCACTTTGCAAATGACGAGAACGCAGCTGGCTTAAACCAACTTGTGATCGACAAGAAAGTGGATCCTGCTCTCTCTCATACATACAAGTTTGAAGAGACTGCACATGCTCACCAATTGATGAAAGAAAACAAACACCCTTCAGGAAACATGAGTATCTTAGTCGGAGCGGACAAGCTCGGATTAGGTAGAAAGTAACCTGAAACAAAAAGGGCTTGGGAATAAAACCCGAGCCCTTCTTATGTAACTCCATTCAGAAATCTTAAAATACAATCATGAAAGCTGTACAACTTTCCTCTTTCGGAAAAGAAAATCTCTCCTTAATCGATTTACCAGACCCAGGCAAGCCAAGCCCGGGAGAAGTTTTAGTCCGTTTTAGGGCGGCTTCCTTAAATTTCAGGGATTATCTTGTTGTCCAAGGAAAGTACAATCCTAATTTCCCAGTTCCAATGGTTCCTTGCAGCGATGGCTCAGGAGAAATTGTAGAAATAGGAGAGAATGTCTCAGGTATAAAAGTCGGAGACAAGATCAACGCAACCTTTGCACCTTATTGGTTGTCAGGACCCGCAAACAAAAAAGAACTCAGAACTACATTAGGTGGTCCTTTAGATGGAACACTAAGACAATACGCAATTCTTCCTGCGACAGGTGTGGTTCCAATGCCTTCTCATCTTAGCTTTGAAGAAGCAGCCACACTTCCTTGTGCGGGACTTACTGCTTGGTCGTCCTTCTTTGTGGAAAACAAACTCAAAAAAGGAGAATCTGTAGTTATACAAGGAACCGGTGGAGTCTCCCTATTCGCATTACAATTTGCTAAAGCTATTGGAGCTACTGTTTATTTAACTTCTTCTTCAGATGAAAAACTGGAAAGAGGAAAGTCCTTAGGCGCAGATCACCTAATCAATTATAAAAATATTACCGCTTGGGGAGAAAAGATCAGAGAGCTCACAGGCGGAGAAGGCGCGGACCACATCGTAGAAGTGGGAGGAGCCGGAACATTAGAACAATCCATTAAGGCAGTAAAACTTTTCGGCACAATCCATTTGATCGGGATCTTAGCTGGCGCCATCAAAGATTTGAATCTTCTTCCGTTAGTTATGAACCAAATCAAAGTCCAAGGGATTGTGGTGGGTCATAGAGAAGGTTTCCTTGCTATGAACAAGGCTATAGAAGAATGGAAACTCAAACCTGTAGTAGATAAAGTCTACGAACTTTCCGAATTCAAAGATGCATTAGAGTATCTGAAAGACGGAAAACATTTCGGAAAGATCGTAGTTAGAATTCCTTAAGCTGCAGATCCTGCAGCTTCTCTCTTTTGTGTTTTCGCAGAAGAATATAAGTGATCTTTTTCCTTGTACGCCATAAATCTTCCGAAGCCGTTTTCTTTTCCTATCTCAGGAACAACGACTCCATTCTCTACTGCAATTTTTCCATTAATCAATACTGCACGGATCGCTTCTTCGTTTCTACGAACTAAGCGGACCATTCCACCAAATTCTGGCATTGGAGTTTCTTGGATGGTTTCCACTTTTTCATTTAAACCATTTGGATTTAGAAGAACGATATCTGCTTGGGCCCCTACTTTTAATTTGCCTGTGTCCAAACCGAACCAATCTGCAATCTCTCCTGTAACTCTCCAAACTGCTTTTTCCGCAGAAAGAAAAGGTTTCCCTTCTGATTCCGCGTCTCTGACTAATTTCAAAAAACGTAATGGAAAATTATAATGCGCCATTCCTCTTAAGTGAGCGCCCGCATCCGAAAATCCAATCAATACATCAGGATGACTTACTATATATTTTAAAGGACCCTTACGATCATTCCCGATCACTGTATACCAGCGGATATCATTTCCATACTCAGCACATAGATCCAAAAATGTCTCGACCACATGTTGTTTTCTTTCTTTCGCCAATTCAGAGAAAGATCTACCAACTAGTTTTTGGTCAGGACATTCTACAATCTTAGATTCGTTAAAGTCTCTATGGAATACTCTAGGCAAGAACCAATTCGTCCATTGTCTTCGGAACCATTTTCTATATCCTTTATCAAGGAGAAGTTTTCTACGTTCT contains:
- a CDS encoding TetR/AcrR family transcriptional regulator, with protein sequence MKKKDGSPVYPTNGVFRNSRERILEGAAIAFARKGFHGTSLREISRECGLEQPSIYHHFHSKENLFRKALVATHLMILNDIRSRLVKDKGLREEVVSVFRAICDIARQFPDRAKLPFSLVYSAPENLVQEYTNHYGAQYRKLLDAAVDRNPPAKNAELKLSLLVDLLHSLILSISSVRFFEDRVRGLEERIDHILLT
- the ccrA gene encoding crotonyl-CoA carboxylase/reductase; the encoded protein is MSAPEIVPIGQLPPLGVVPKKMHAQVIRPERFGDPIKSIQAEEIDVPEIKPDEVLVAVMAAGINYNNVWAGLGFPVDVIGARNKKGEPEKFHIGGSDASGIVYKVGSEVTNVKVGDEVVLHCGIWDKNDPWIKAGNDPMLAPSELIWAYETNWGSFAQFCKVQDHQCLPKPKHLSWEEAAAYMLVGATAYRMLHHWKPNDVKPGDVVLIWGGAGGLGAMAIQIVKAAGGIPIAVVSSDDKIEFCKNLGAAGVINRNNFKHWGALTSDINKPEVFVEWTKQAREFGKAIWDIAGKGNNPKIVFEHPGETTIPTSVFVCETGGMVVICAGTTGYNATVDLRYLWMRQKRLQGSHFANDENAAGLNQLVIDKKVDPALSHTYKFEETAHAHQLMKENKHPSGNMSILVGADKLGLGRK
- a CDS encoding zinc-dependent alcohol dehydrogenase family protein, whose protein sequence is MKAVQLSSFGKENLSLIDLPDPGKPSPGEVLVRFRAASLNFRDYLVVQGKYNPNFPVPMVPCSDGSGEIVEIGENVSGIKVGDKINATFAPYWLSGPANKKELRTTLGGPLDGTLRQYAILPATGVVPMPSHLSFEEAATLPCAGLTAWSSFFVENKLKKGESVVIQGTGGVSLFALQFAKAIGATVYLTSSSDEKLERGKSLGADHLINYKNITAWGEKIRELTGGEGADHIVEVGGAGTLEQSIKAVKLFGTIHLIGILAGAIKDLNLLPLVMNQIKVQGIVVGHREGFLAMNKAIEEWKLKPVVDKVYELSEFKDALEYLKDGKHFGKIVVRIP